One genomic region from Yersinia canariae encodes:
- a CDS encoding DUF2594 family protein, whose amino-acid sequence MSNPDFTTSADPETLANEVACLKATVTFLLKAIGQADAGKVILNIERSIADIEDTAQAEVFTNTLAQIKSGYRQ is encoded by the coding sequence ATGAGTAATCCAGACTTTACCACTTCTGCTGACCCAGAAACTTTAGCAAATGAAGTTGCATGTTTGAAAGCTACTGTGACCTTTCTGTTAAAAGCGATCGGCCAAGCCGATGCGGGAAAAGTAATTTTAAATATCGAGCGCTCTATTGCCGATATTGAAGACACTGCTCAAGCTGAAGTTTTCACCAATACACTTGCTCAAATTAAAAGCGGTTATCGCCAATAA
- a CDS encoding GlpM family protein, whose translation MGLLLKALIGAAVVVLIGILSKTRNYYIAGLIPLFPTFALIAHYVVGSERSIQALRITIIFGLWAIIPYFIYLISLYFFIGHLRLPTALTAAVLCWVIAAWILISAWSRWHG comes from the coding sequence ATGGGCCTGCTACTAAAAGCATTAATCGGTGCCGCCGTTGTGGTATTGATAGGAATATTATCAAAAACGCGTAATTACTACATTGCTGGCTTAATCCCGTTGTTTCCGACATTCGCACTTATTGCACATTATGTCGTTGGTAGCGAACGCAGTATCCAGGCATTGCGTATCACCATCATCTTTGGTTTATGGGCAATCATTCCTTACTTTATCTATCTGATATCACTTTATTTTTTTATTGGACACTTGCGTTTACCCACGGCATTAACGGCAGCCGTGTTATGTTGGGTTATTGCTGCCTGGATACTCATATCTGCATGGAGTCGATGGCACGGCTAA
- the amyA gene encoding alpha-amylase, with translation MKNPTIFQFFHWYYPDGGKLWQEVAEQAEHISQLGINYVWLPPAYKGASGGYSVGYDTYDLFDLGEFEQKGTRATKYGDIEGLFNAINRLKEMNIKVLLDVVFNHKMGADEKEQISVHKVNPENRTEIDDGVIDAQAYTRFTFPGRHETYSSFIWDKQCFSGVDHIEESTDEGIFKIINDYSEDGWNTEVDDELGNFDYLMGDDIDFRNPAVMGELNYWGEWLLETLPIDGFRLDAVKHIPAWFFKQWIQHVQNKANHDLLIIAEYWSPDIEKLQQYLERVEGAAMLFDVALHHKFHEASNQGEDFDLTHVFSGTLIEADPMHTITIVANHDTQPLQSLEAPVEPWFKPLAYALILIREQGIPCIFYPDLFGANYEDTGDDGGTYQIEMPVIAELKKLIQARKRFAHGAQSDYFDDKNCIAFVRAGTEDDPGCVVVLSNGAENEKKITLGENLANKEFADFLANHSAIITTDDSGEAVFPVNGGSVSLWVQKEFLQ, from the coding sequence ATGAAAAATCCCACAATTTTCCAGTTTTTCCATTGGTATTATCCTGATGGAGGCAAATTATGGCAGGAGGTTGCTGAGCAAGCTGAGCATATTAGCCAGCTAGGAATTAATTACGTCTGGCTTCCTCCCGCCTATAAAGGCGCTTCAGGCGGGTATTCTGTCGGATATGATACTTATGACTTGTTTGATTTAGGTGAATTTGAACAGAAGGGAACTCGGGCAACGAAATACGGAGACATAGAAGGGCTATTCAATGCAATTAATCGCCTGAAGGAAATGAATATCAAGGTCCTGCTTGATGTTGTATTCAATCATAAAATGGGTGCCGATGAAAAAGAACAGATAAGTGTCCATAAAGTAAATCCTGAAAACCGTACTGAGATTGATGATGGCGTTATCGATGCTCAAGCTTATACCCGGTTCACCTTTCCAGGTCGCCACGAAACGTACTCATCCTTTATCTGGGATAAACAATGCTTTAGCGGTGTTGATCATATTGAAGAGTCGACAGATGAGGGTATTTTTAAAATTATAAATGATTACAGTGAGGATGGCTGGAATACCGAGGTTGATGACGAGTTAGGTAATTTTGATTATCTCATGGGGGACGATATTGATTTCCGCAACCCTGCTGTCATGGGCGAGTTAAATTATTGGGGAGAGTGGTTGCTAGAGACATTACCAATTGATGGTTTTCGCCTGGATGCAGTGAAACATATCCCCGCATGGTTTTTCAAACAATGGATTCAGCACGTCCAAAATAAAGCGAATCATGATTTACTGATTATTGCGGAATATTGGTCACCCGATATTGAAAAATTACAGCAATATCTGGAACGCGTTGAAGGGGCGGCAATGTTGTTTGATGTGGCCTTGCACCACAAGTTTCACGAGGCATCAAATCAAGGGGAGGATTTTGATCTCACACACGTGTTTAGTGGGACATTAATCGAAGCCGATCCAATGCATACAATCACCATAGTGGCAAACCACGATACTCAACCACTTCAATCTCTGGAGGCCCCTGTTGAACCTTGGTTTAAACCGCTAGCCTATGCATTGATTTTAATTCGTGAGCAGGGAATTCCTTGTATATTTTATCCTGATTTATTTGGCGCTAACTATGAAGACACTGGGGATGATGGAGGGACTTATCAGATAGAAATGCCGGTTATTGCCGAATTAAAAAAATTAATTCAAGCTAGAAAGCGCTTTGCACATGGCGCGCAAAGTGACTATTTTGATGATAAAAACTGTATAGCTTTTGTCCGTGCAGGTACAGAGGATGATCCCGGTTGTGTTGTTGTTCTTTCTAATGGTGCTGAAAATGAGAAAAAAATCACGTTAGGAGAAAACTTAGCCAATAAAGAGTTTGCTGATTTTTTAGCTAATCACTCGGCTATTATTACCACCGATGATTCCGGTGAGGCTGTATTCCCAGTGAATGGGGGAAGTGTGAGTCTTTGGGTGCAGAAAGAGTTTCTACAATAA
- a CDS encoding DHCW motif cupin fold protein gives MNIVDIPFGITDWSTVDKTEHMGDQGIAYWRTQNFGGIRVRMVEYSAGYIADHWCSKGHILLCIDGELNTELADGRIFILKAGMSYQVADHAEAHRSSTISGARLFIVD, from the coding sequence ATGAATATAGTGGATATCCCATTCGGTATCACTGATTGGTCGACTGTGGATAAAACCGAACATATGGGGGACCAAGGGATTGCATATTGGCGAACTCAAAATTTTGGGGGTATCAGGGTTCGCATGGTTGAATACAGTGCAGGATACATTGCTGATCATTGGTGTTCCAAAGGGCACATTTTGCTGTGCATTGACGGTGAGTTAAATACTGAACTCGCTGATGGGCGTATTTTTATATTAAAAGCGGGTATGAGTTATCAAGTCGCTGACCACGCAGAAGCTCATCGTTCTTCAACCATCTCTGGTGCCA